In Anaerolineales bacterium, the sequence CTCAGCCGGGATGATGATGCCGGGGACTTCGTTGTGCAGAAAGTTGGCATGGCGCACGCCGAACAGCGGCAGGATGCCAACCAGCAGCGGCTTTTCCAGGCTTTCGGCGTGCTGCTCCAAAAACTGGCGCGCCTGGGCCGGGTCGTAGACCGGCTGTGTGAGGAAGAAATCAGCCCCATTGCGCAGCTTGCGTGCCAACAGCTTGGCTTCCCGCTCTGCGTCCGGCGGGGCCAGGTTAAGCGCCGCGCCGACATGAAAGGCGGTGGGCTGGCCGATCTCTGCCCCAGCATGGTCGCGCCCCGTGTTGAACTGCTGCTTGATTAGCTTGATCAGACCCGTGGGCGCCAGGTCATAGTTGTCCATCGCATCGGGGTAATCGCCAATCGAGGTCGGGTCGCCCATAACCACGAAGACATTGCGCACACCCAGCGCATGGGCGGCCAGCAGGTCGCCCTGCACGCGCAGCAGGTTGCGGCCGCGGGTGGGGAAGTGCAGTGTGGTCTCCACGCCCACATGACGCTGGATCAGGTCGCAGACCGCCCAGGGGCTCATGCGCATACGCGCCATGGGGCTGTCGGCGACGTTGATCACGTCCACGCCCGATTCGGCCAACAGGTCCGCCCCGGCTTGCAGTTTGTAGGTGGACAGCCCGCGCGGTGGGTCCATTTCCACCGCGGAGACAAACTTGCCCGCGGCGATCTTCTCCGCCAGCTGCGAGCCTTTGTCCGGCCCGGCCAGCGGTTCACGCTGCTCGACCACGCTGATCTGCCCGTTGGCCAGAGCGCTGATGGCCCCCGGGTTGTCCAGCGCATGGCGCATGGCTTGGATGTGTTCCGGGGTAGTGCCGCAGCAGCCACCGATGAGGGCCGCGCCCGCCTGGCGGAAGGCGACGGCGTACTGGCCGAAATACTCCGGCCCGGCGGGGTAGCGGATGCGCCCACCGGCCTGCTCCGGCCAGCCGGCATTGGGCATCACGGAGAACTGCGCATCCGGCACGGCGGCGCGCATCTGTTTGAGGATGCGCAGCAGTTGGGCCGGTCCGCCGGAGCAGTTGATACCGATCACATCGGCCCCAGCTTCATGCAGCTTTCGGGCGACTTTGGCGGGCGTGTCGCCCAGCAACGTGCGGTCGTCGCGGGTGAAGGTCATCGAGACCACCACCGGCAGCTCGCTGAGCGCTTTGGC encodes:
- a CDS encoding bifunctional homocysteine S-methyltransferase/methylenetetrahydrofolate reductase, whose amino-acid sequence is MTNLLDTLNESTLLADGAMGTVLHEQGVDFTRCFDELNLSQPELVQQIHATYLAAGAQIIMSNTFGSNRFRLAEHGLQDKAAEISRAGVQLARQAVAAYGKDALVAADVGPLGVRLAPFGRVDPDEARAAFEEQLGGLLAGKPDLVIIETMTDLHEAREALKAAKALSELPVVVSMTFTRDDRTLLGDTPAKVARKLHEAGADVIGINCSGGPAQLLRILKQMRAAVPDAQFSVMPNAGWPEQAGGRIRYPAGPEYFGQYAVAFRQAGAALIGGCCGTTPEHIQAMRHALDNPGAISALANGQISVVEQREPLAGPDKGSQLAEKIAAGKFVSAVEMDPPRGLSTYKLQAGADLLAESGVDVINVADSPMARMRMSPWAVCDLIQRHVGVETTLHFPTRGRNLLRVQGDLLAAHALGVRNVFVVMGDPTSIGDYPDAMDNYDLAPTGLIKLIKQQFNTGRDHAGAEIGQPTAFHVGAALNLAPPDAEREAKLLARKLRNGADFFLTQPVYDPAQARQFLEQHAESLEKPLLVGILPLFGVRHANFLHNEVPGIIIPAEIRRRMEAAGSQGPQEGVRIAIELIEQIRAWGAGVYLMPAFNRFDLAAQILESIS